A single region of the Bacillus cereus genome encodes:
- a CDS encoding RidA family protein — protein MKVVQTSKAPQAIGPYSQGIIVNNMFYSSGQIPLTASGELVTGDVTVQTEQVFENLQAVLAEAGASFDTVVKTTVFLKDMDDFNAVNEVYGSYFSTHKPARSCVQVAKLPKDVSVEIEVIALVK, from the coding sequence ATGAAAGTTGTTCAAACAAGCAAAGCACCACAAGCAATCGGACCATATTCACAAGGGATTATTGTAAATAATATGTTCTATAGTTCGGGACAAATCCCGTTAACGGCAAGTGGAGAACTTGTAACGGGGGATGTAACAGTACAAACAGAGCAAGTATTTGAAAATTTACAAGCAGTATTAGCAGAAGCTGGTGCTTCATTTGATACAGTGGTAAAAACAACAGTATTCTTAAAGGATATGGATGATTTTAATGCGGTTAATGAAGTATACGGTTCTTATTTCTCTACTCATAAGCCAGCGCGTTCTTGTGTACAAGTAGCAAAATTACCGAAAGATGTTTCTGTTGAAATCGAAGTAATCGCCCTAGTTAAGTAA
- the spoVG gene encoding septation regulator SpoVG, whose translation MEVTDVRLRRVNTEGRMRAIASITLDHEFVVHDIRVIDGNNGLFVAMPSKRTPDGEFRDIAHPINSNTRSKIQDAVLTEYHRLGELEEVEFEEAGAS comes from the coding sequence ATGGAAGTGACTGACGTAAGATTACGCCGCGTAAACACAGAAGGCCGCATGAGAGCAATTGCCTCTATTACTCTAGACCATGAATTTGTTGTTCATGATATTCGTGTAATTGATGGTAATAATGGATTATTTGTAGCAATGCCAAGCAAACGTACTCCAGATGGAGAATTCCGTGACATTGCACATCCAATTAATTCTAATACACGCTCTAAAATTCAAGATGCGGTTTTAACAGAGTATCATCGTTTAGGCGAGTTAGAAGAGGTTGAGTTTGAAGAAGCGGGCGCTTCGTAA
- the glmU gene encoding bifunctional UDP-N-acetylglucosamine diphosphorylase/glucosamine-1-phosphate N-acetyltransferase GlmU, with product MSNRFAVILAAGKGTRMKSKLYKVLHPVCGKPMVQHVVDQVSQLGMQKLVTVVGHGAEMVQEQLGNVSEFALQAEQLGTAHAVDQAANVLANEEGTTLVICGDTPLITAETMEALLQQHEEAGAMATVLTAYIEEPAGYGRIVRNENGHVEKIVEHKDANEKELAIKEINTGTYCFDNKALFASLSKVSNDNVQGEYYLPDVIEILKNEGHIVSAYQTEHFDETLGVNDRVALSQAEIIMKNRINRKNMVNGVTIIDPSNTYISADAIIGSDTVLHPGTIIEGNTVIGSDCEIGPHTVIRDSEIGERTVIRQSTVHDSKLGTEVSVGPFAHIRPDSVIGDEVRVGNFVEIKKTVFGNRSKASHLSYIGDAQVGEDVNLGCGSITVNYDGKNKFKTVIGNGVFIGCNSNLVAPVTVEDGAYVAAGSTITENVPSKALSVARARQVNKEDYVDQLLNKKKS from the coding sequence ATGTCAAACAGATTTGCAGTGATTCTAGCTGCAGGTAAAGGCACACGTATGAAGTCCAAGCTATACAAAGTGCTACATCCTGTATGTGGAAAACCAATGGTACAACATGTAGTCGATCAAGTATCTCAATTAGGGATGCAGAAACTTGTAACAGTCGTTGGACATGGTGCTGAAATGGTACAAGAACAGCTAGGAAACGTAAGTGAGTTTGCATTACAAGCAGAACAACTTGGTACAGCACATGCTGTCGATCAAGCTGCAAATGTACTTGCAAATGAAGAAGGAACAACTTTAGTTATTTGTGGTGATACACCTCTAATAACTGCTGAAACGATGGAAGCATTGCTTCAGCAACACGAAGAAGCGGGAGCAATGGCAACGGTACTAACAGCGTACATAGAAGAGCCTGCTGGATATGGCCGTATCGTTCGTAATGAGAATGGTCATGTTGAAAAGATTGTTGAGCATAAGGATGCAAATGAAAAAGAATTAGCTATTAAAGAAATCAATACAGGTACGTATTGTTTTGATAATAAAGCTCTATTTGCTTCACTTTCTAAAGTTTCAAATGATAATGTACAGGGTGAATATTACCTTCCGGATGTTATTGAAATTTTAAAAAATGAAGGTCATATTGTATCAGCTTATCAAACAGAGCACTTCGATGAAACGTTAGGTGTTAACGACAGAGTCGCTCTATCGCAAGCGGAAATTATTATGAAAAACCGTATTAACCGAAAAAACATGGTAAATGGTGTTACAATTATTGATCCAAGTAACACATACATTTCTGCTGATGCAATTATTGGCAGTGATACAGTTCTTCACCCAGGAACAATTATTGAGGGGAACACTGTAATTGGTTCTGATTGTGAAATTGGACCACATACAGTAATTCGCGACAGTGAAATTGGAGAGCGTACGGTAATTCGTCAATCTACTGTACATGACAGCAAACTTGGTACAGAAGTATCAGTGGGTCCATTTGCACATATTCGCCCAGATTCAGTTATTGGAGATGAAGTGCGCGTTGGAAACTTCGTAGAAATCAAAAAAACTGTTTTTGGTAATAGAAGTAAAGCTTCACACTTAAGTTATATCGGGGATGCACAAGTTGGAGAAGACGTGAATCTTGGTTGTGGTTCAATTACGGTGAACTACGACGGAAAGAATAAATTTAAAACTGTGATTGGTAACGGGGTATTTATTGGATGTAATTCAAATCTTGTTGCTCCTGTAACAGTTGAAGATGGTGCTTATGTGGCAGCAGGCTCTACAATTACAGAGAATGTTCCATCAAAAGCATTATCAGTAGCACGTGCACGTCAAGTTAACAAAGAAGACTATGTTGATCAATTGCTGAATAAGAAAAAATCATAA